The genomic region GATATTGTCACTTTATAGGGGGCTAGTCAACGTGTAATTACAAAGAAATTATGGCTAGTTGAGGCCCAGAACGTTTAGTCAACGTTTAGACAACATTGAATGATTGGTTGTATGTTTGCTGGTTATAAGGGCTTCCTGCCACATCAGCAGCTCTCTGAATATTTACTATCTCTCCCTTTGCCGTTTTCTGCAGGTATTTGCCCTATAGTGTAAGGCTGAGCTAAAGCACGCCAACCTACCGAGTACAACTGCTCTGCTTTGGACCGTGACCCTTTCCCCAGCCCCGCACCACTATAGCCGTAACCATGGACCGCATGGAGCTGAAGAAAGTCTGCACGGAGGCAGACGATGACAGCACAGACAGTTTGGACGACCGCTTCACAGAGCCCATCGACTCAGAGAAGGCCACCATCAACAGGTGTGGTTCAATACTATATAAATTATTTTATCTGAGTCTTTCTACAGAACAAAACTGGAAATAAAGCGCATTGCCTTAGTTGTGGCAACAAGAATGTGTTCTTTGCCAAACTGTACAGAAATTGTTCTTTAACATAAATTTCTTGTCTCCTACCGATCATTGTCTAATGTACACAATGCTATTCAATACACTGGTTAGGAGAATCTCTCGGCTCATAGCTTCACTGTTAACCGCCAACAGATTAGCTACACTGTAATCTCATTTCATCCATCAaccaaaaaaagaaaagaaatagAAGCTGGAACTAGCCTAACTGACCCTGTGACCTCTCATGAAGTCCTAACACGACTGTCATAAACTAGTCATAAAGAAGTATTTTAAACTAGAGATTGATTCAATGATTGTACATCTGCAGTCACTTCCTGGATGAGGATGGAGACGCTGAGAGCCACAAGTTTCTCACTAATGGGAttatgaagaagaagaagtacgAGGAGTATCAAGAAGAATACGTAAGAAGACTGATGATGAACTATCGATGACAACACATGCATGTTTGCTCTTGCTCATGGACACTATCTCTTAACAACAACCTTGACCATTTCCTCAAAAGCTGTCTGCTTTTATTCAAACCTTCATTCCGAGGAACCCTTTCGTAGGAACTGGTAGTTACGTGTCTGTGACGGGTggtgcatgcacgtgtgtgtgtgtgtgcgcgcgagaAATTTTCTTGTTTACGATCAGTTGAAGTCATGGTaatctctctcttaccctctctctctacctttctctctctcagcacccagGACATACCTCCTTTGGTATGTCGGTCTTCAACCTGAGTAATGCGATCATGGGCAGCGGCATCCTGGGTCTCTCCTACGCAATGGCCAACACTGGCATTGTGCTttttgtgtaagtgtgtgttaaCTTCTGCCATAGAGACCATGTGGAACGGGGTCAATGTTTGGTTTCTGCAACAGTCAAGTGATTAAAGCACCAGCTAATAAAGTAAACAAATCTGTCTGCATCGTATAGTGTTACTGATAGGACTGAAATAACTTCAGAGTACTTGGAATAGCAAGTGAGGTTTGACAACAGGGTGAGTGGTGGGGTATGTATTTGGGAATAGACAGACACTGACTTTGGCTCGACGTCGGGACCTTCTTGTGACATGCCATCCCCAGCATGCATGCAAAGGTGGCGTGAACAACCATGTTGCAGCCCCGCCTCTGAACTCCATCCCCCCATCCATTCCCAGCTTCCCCCGGATTGTGTTGACGGTCCATAACAGCCTGTTCAATCAAACCCTATAACCAGGTTTCTCAAATGTCCAAAATAGGATGATGATGCTTTATTTCAGTTCTGTTTCCACTGTGTATGGCTGGGCTTTACCAAGAAATGATTTTGTGACTGAGTACTTTCACTAAGCAAAACATTGTCATTTTCGGCATATCCCTGAAAGTGATTGAAGGACAGGAGACAAGAAAATAGATTAGGAACCCACTTGATTATTATAGTGGCGCAGCCGGTTTGTTTCCGGTCCTAAGGAGTTTACAGGGAGTCCCCAAACTTCAGTCCTCCATGTCAGTTGCGACATCTTACTTCCTCACCATCTATTCTGGTCTTCCCTGACATTCTGGAAGATGGTATCACATAACACCCATTTGATACAGTCATTcaatatttatttaatacattggaGCCCATTGGAGGCTGGATGGATGATTGGGTTAAAGGCCCCTTGTGAACTCTTTAAGTGTAAGAATTTAAGGCTGATCATGTTCAGCCGATGCAGGAAACCCATACATCCCCTCCCGGAATAACTCTAAAGTTACTTTATTGACTTATATAATAGCTCAGAGTTTAGTCTGGTCTCTAAGCACTGACACGCATTAATCTACCACTATTTTGTCTGAGCTGGCACATATATTGACATGGCATGATGGTGTCTTTGACATGTGCTTTAGGCATTGGAACATGGTCTTCTCAAATAAGCGGTAGATGAATACCCGAGAAAGCATCCGggacccacccccccccccccctcaagtgAAATATGACTGCAGTTCTAACGCTAAGTTTACCTCCCTAAATAGATAACGGGGAAAACAGAGTGAGAGTGACTAGGGGGGGAAACTGGTGAACGTTATTATGTAGGGTGTTTTGTAACCCAGTTGATTCCCCTCCAAGTGTTGTTCATTGTGATTTGCGTAACATTTCCGTATGGTATAGCCCAATGCTAATGTCTGACTGGTTTCTATTCCAACGTAGAGTCCTTCTCTTGGGTGTGGCCATCTTGTCGTTGTACTCCGTTCACTTGCTGCTAATGACTGCAAAAGAAGGAGGTAGGTGTCATTTCTTTATTAATGGAAATGTCTGTCTTTCATCAGcatctatctgtctgtcctcGCCTTTCTGCTTTTTTCCCTGTGTCTTTGAATATCACTCATCAGCACATTGTCGTTGTTCTAACAGGCTCTCTCATCTATGAAAAGTTGGGAGAGCGAGCTTTTGGCTGGCCGGGGAAAATGGCTGCGTTTGGATCGATAACCCTTCAAAATATTGGTGGTAAGTGAACAGCTAATGTTGCATTCATTGTAGTGTTATGATTCTATATTGAAATGTACATTTGTGTTTGTTTGCACACAGCCATGTCCAGCTACCTCTTCATTGTAAAGTATGAGCTGCCAGAAGTGATCCGTGCCTTCATGGGACTGGAGCAGAGCTCTGGgtaggtgtctgtctgtcattggtTAACTATTTCATCAAATCAGTTTGTTTGTAGTTCATTTGACACAGGTGGCTCAACACACTACACAGTTTGGTTGGTGTAtcgatagatagatggatggattgaTGCTCTGTGTGTGAGACCTGTTCTCTGCGTTGTTTACAGTGAATGGTACATGAACGGAAACTACCTGGTTGTGTTTGTGTCCATCGGTATCATCCTGCCTCTCTGCATACTCAAAAACCTGGGTAAGtggtgtgggtatgtgtgtgttgcgGTTGTTTCAGATTTAGTCTTTGTATACTTTGTTTACATAATGTGTTTGCGTGATAGTACATGAgtttctctctaattctctctcttgtctctaggCTACCTTGGCTACACCAGTGGATTCTCCCTATCCTGTATGGTGTTTTTCCTGGGAGTGGTAAGTTTAACCTATCTAGGACTggcggaacccccccccccccccccccgcaatagccagtgaaagtgcagggcgccaaattcaaaacaacaaaaaatacaagtattttacaccattttaaagatcaaattcttgttaatccagccacagtgtctgatttcaaaaaggatttacagcgaaagcaccacaaacgattatgttaggtcaccaccaagccacagaaaaacacagccattttttccagccaaaggaggagtcacaaaaagcagaaatagagatcaaattaatcactaacctttgatgatcttcatcagatgacactcataggacttcatgttacacaatacatgtatgttttgtttggtaaagttcatatttatataaaaaaatcagagtttacattggcacgttacgttcagtagttctaaaacatgcggagccacatcaatttacagaaatactcataataaacattgataaagatacgactattatacatggaactttagataaacttctccttaatgcaaccgctgtgtcagattttttttttactttacggagaaagcacaccatgcaataatctgagtacagcctttagacaacaaagcagccaaaaagatacctgCCATATTGGGTAatcaacattactcagaaattgcattttaaatattcacttacctttgataatcttcatcagaatgcactcccatgagtcccagttccaccataaatgtttgatttgttcgataatgtccatcagttatgtccaaatatcttcttttgttagggcgtttattaaaacaaatccaaaagcgcgttcaggtcacgccgaacgtcggacgaaaagttcaaaaagttccgttacagcccgtagaaacatgccaacctaaagtatggaatcaatctttaggatgtttttaacataaaacttcccCTTCACCTTTCACATGAGcgtgccagaccgaggctgtggcactctgccagaccactcactcaaagagccctcatgagcccctcctttagagtagaatcctcaacaggttctaaatactgttgacatctagtggaagccttgggaagtgaaacataactagtatcaccctgtatcttcaatgggggctgagttgaaaaactacaaacctcacatttcccacttcctggttggaggttttctcaggtttttgcttgccatatgagttctattattctcacagacatcattcaaacagttttagaaacttcagagtgttttccaatTCAAAgttactaattatatgcatattctagcttttatggctgagtagcaggcagcttaatttgggcacgtttttcatccaagctacccaatactggcccctaccccaaagaagttaacctGCCTCCGCTTGCTCCAGTAGTTTAGCATTTTTAGCCCCCTGAATGACTGAACAATgatggatgatggtgttgatatgatATAAAGTACCATCAGATGTGATTTAAGACGGCTACATTTCACCTTCTGTCAATATGGCAACAACTCCTGCTTTTTATCAACTCTGACATTCTTTTTCTGTCCAGTCATGTTTCAATGCAGACAGAACATACTTGTTGCCAAAATAGTACATTTCGTCCTACATTGCTTTTGTATTCTTGCCACACAGCGTCTTGATCATGCCTACTTTCTCCTCCTTAAATGTCATCCTGACCTTTTGTAGGGTATTATGCCAGTGCTGGCTTTGCTCTCACAGGCAATGTGGGCGATTTGCATGCCATGGTAGTTCCTAGTAACATTTAGAATATGCCTGGGGTGGTGTTCAGCTGGTTAGTTACCGTACATGAGATTAGAGATGAGTTTATCAATAGCCTTCTTTTGATATCTTAAACTCTACTTTGGCCCACTTGCTCTCTAGTGCTGTATCATATTAAACCCTGATACAGTCTGTATCATCATTAATGAAATAAATCTGTGTGTGCGGCCACACTCAGCTTTACACAGGTTTTATACCATAGTAGCTATCAGAGAGACATCCTATGTTGTTAGTAACCGTAAGCGTTCAGCTTCTGTTTCTTTGAAGACAGAATGAAAGATTACAGGATGGAAGGAACTCATTGCTCTGCAATATAATGGATTACTGCCTATGTAATATAATGCATTTCTATGTTTGCTAATCATCCCCATCTCactcctctgtccccatctgacTCCTCTCCCCCCTATTTTCCCCATCTGTCCCCATctcacccctctgtcccctctatACCTCTCAGCTGATCTATAAGAAGTACAACCTCCCCTGCCCGATGCCCTTCATGTACCATACCAACCACAGTATGAATGGAACAGCCCTGGGGCCCCACGCCCTGCACAACGGCACCGTCCTCATGGACTTCTCCAGAGCTGACATGTCCCCCGCCTCCTACCTGGACGACCACCACACCTCAGGGGTCCGCTTCATACCACACCCCGACGACGTGGAGGAGATGTGCACGCCCAAGTATTTTGTGTTCAACTCTCAGGTGAGGTGTGGAGCTACTGtatgtgggtgggggggtggaggtaTGTGGGTGGGGTGTgagtgcgtacgtgtgtgtgtgtgtgtgtatatgtgatgaGTCGGAATGCTTCATGTCATAATTCTGTGTTTTGGGAAACAATATCCTCTGATAAACAGTCCCAGAAATGGGATTAATCAAGGTTTAGAGGAACCCAATTCTTAACGTACATAGCTGCTGTGAGTGTGTATCTGGGCCTGTGTTTCATTCCACAATCTCTTGTCCTGTCATTGCAGACTGCTTACACTGTTCCCATCCTGGCCTTCTCCTTTGTGTGCCACCCTGAAATTCTACCCATCTACAGTGAACTCAAAGAGTAAGTGCATCCAAGTGAATTACAAAAGACACGTTTGCATAGACGCTCATATAAATTGCTGCGGTACATTTTCTCCATACAACTCACATCTCAACTTGCGTCTTCCCCAGTCGCTCCCGGAGAAAGATGCAGAACGTGTCCAACCTGTCTATTCTTGCCATGCTAGTCATGTACATGTTCTCAGCTCTGTTTGGCTACCTCACTTTCTATggtaagatacacacacacacaataagatACATTTACAGCAATTGAATTACTTTGTTTCTGATTTTATTGCCGTTATATGTTCATTTTATGAGTGAAATGTTTGAAaaagagccagtagtatgtatttcaacactagagccagtagtatgtatttaaacactagagccagtagtatgtatttcaacactagagccagtagtatgtatttcaacactagagccagtagtatgtatttcaacactagaaccagtagtatgtatttcaacactagagccagtagtatgtatttcaacactagagccagtagtatgtatttaaacactagagccagtagtatgtatttaaacactagagccagtagtatgtatttaaacactagagccagtagtatgtatttaaacactagagccagtagtatgtatttaaacactagagccagtagtatgtatttaaacactagagccagtagtatgtatttcaacactagagccagtagtatgtatttaaacactagagccagtagtatgtatttcaacactagagccagtagtatgtatttaaacactagagccagtagtatgtatttaaacactagagccagtagtatgtatttaaacactagagccagtagtatgtatttaaacactagagccagtagtatgtatttaaacactagagccagtagtatgtatttaaacactagagccagtagtatgtatttaaacactagagccagtagtatgtatttaaacactagagccagtagtatgtatttcaacactagagccagtagtatgtatttcaacactagagccagtagtatgtatttaaacactagagccagtagtatgtatttaaacactagagccagtagtatgtatttaaacactagagccagtagtatgtatttcaacactagagccagtagtatgtatttcaacactagagccagtagtatgtatttcaacactagaaccagtagtatgtatttcaacactagggccagtagtatgtatttcaacactagagccagtagtatgtatttcaacactagagccagtagtatgtatttaaacactagagccagtagtatgtatttaaacactagagccagtagtatgtatttaaacactagagccagtagtatgtatttaaacactagagccagtagtatgtatttaaacactagagccagtagtatgtatttaaacactagagccagtagtatgtatttcaacactagagccagtagtatgtatttaaacactagagccagtagtatgtatttaaacactagagccagtagtatgtatttaaacactagagccagtagtatgtatttaaacactagagccagtagtatgtatttaaacactagagccagtagtatgtatttcaacactagagccagtagtatgtatttcaacactagagccagtagtatgtatttcaacactagaaccagtagtatgtatttcaacactagagccagtagtatgtatttcaacactagagccagtagtatgtatttcaacactagagccagtagtatgtatttcaacactagagccagtagtatgtatttcaacactagagccagtagtatgtatttcaacactagaaccagtagtatgtatttcaacactagggccagtagtatgtatttcaacactagagccagtagtatgtatttcaacactagagccagtagtatgtatttaaacactagagccagtagtatgtatttaaacactagagccagtagtatctatttaaacactagagccagtagtatgtatttaaacactagagccagtagtatgtatttaaacactagagccagtagtatgtatttaaacactagagccagtagtatgtatttcaacactagagccagtagtatgtatttcaacactagagccagtagtatgtatttaaacactagagccagtagtatgtatttaaacactagagccagtagtatgtatttaaacactagagccagtagtatgtatttaaacactagagccagtagtatgtatttaaacactagagccagtagtatgtatttaaacactagagccagtagtatgtatttaaacactagagccagtagtatgtatttaaacactagagccagtagtatgtatttaaacactagagccagtagtatgtatttcaacactagagccagtagtatgtatttcaacactagagccagtagtatgtatttaaacactagagccagtagtatgtatttaaacactagagccagtagtatgtatttcaacactagagccagtagtatgtatttcaacactagagccagtagtatgtatttcaacactagaaccagtagtatgtatttcaacactagaaccagtagtatgtatttcaacactagggccagtagtatgtatttcaacactagagccagtagtatgtatttcaacactagagccagtagtatgtatttaaacactagagccagtagtatgtatttaaacactagagccagtagtatgtatttaaacactagagccagtagtatgtatttaaacactagagccagtagtatgtatttcaacactagagccagtagtatgtatttaaacactagagccagtagtatgtatttaaacactagagccagtagtatgtatttaaacactagagccagtagtatgtatttaaacactagagccagtagtatgtatttaaacactagagccagtagtatgtatttcaacactagagccagtagtatgtatttcaacactagagccagtagtatgtatttcaacactagaaccagtagtatgtatttcaacactagagccagtagtatgtatttcaacactagagccagtagtatgtatttcaacactagagccagtagtatgtatttcaacactagagccagtagtatgtatttcaacactagagccagtagtatgtatttcaacactagaaccagtagtatgtatttcaacactagggccagtagtatgtatttcaacactagagccagtagtatgtatttcaacactagagccagtagtatgtatttaaacactagagccagtagtatgtatttaaacactagagccagtagtatgtatttaaacactagagccagtagtatgtatttaaacactagagccagtagtatgtatttaaacactagagccagtagtatgtatttaaacactagagccagtagtatgtatttcaacactagagccagtagtatgtatttcaacactagagccagtagtatgtatttaaacactagagccagtagtatgtatttaaacactagagccagtagtatgtatttaaacactagagccagtagtatgtatttaaacactagagccagtagtatgtatttaaacactagagccagtagtatgtatttaaacactagagccagtagtatgtatttaaacactagagccagtagtatgtatttaaacactagagccagtagtatgtatttaaacactagagccagtagtatgtatttcaacactagagccagtagtatgtatttcaacactagagccagtagtatgtatttaaacactagagccagtagtatgtatttaaacactagagccagtagtatgtatttaaacactagagccagtagtatgtatttcaacactagagccagtagtatgtatttcaacactagagccagtagtatgtatttcaacactagaaccagtagtatgtatttcaacactagggccagtagtatgtatttcaacactagagccagtagtatgtatttcaacactagagccagtagtatgtatttaaacactagagccagtagtatgtatttaaacactagagccagtagtatgtatttaaacactagagccagtagtatgtatttcaacactagaaccagtagtatgtatttcaacactagagccagtagtatgtatttcaacactagagccagtagtatgtatttcaacactagagccagtagtatg from Oncorhynchus kisutch isolate 150728-3 linkage group LG9, Okis_V2, whole genome shotgun sequence harbors:
- the LOC109896602 gene encoding sodium-coupled neutral amino acid transporter 4 isoform X1: MDRMELKKVCTEADDDSTDSLDDRFTEPIDSEKATINSHFLDEDGDAESHKFLTNGIMKKKKYEEYQEEYHPGHTSFGMSVFNLSNAIMGSGILGLSYAMANTGIVLFVVLLLGVAILSLYSVHLLLMTAKEGGSLIYEKLGERAFGWPGKMAAFGSITLQNIGAMSSYLFIVKYELPEVIRAFMGLEQSSGEWYMNGNYLVVFVSIGIILPLCILKNLGYLGYTSGFSLSCMVFFLGVLIYKKYNLPCPMPFMYHTNHSMNGTALGPHALHNGTVLMDFSRADMSPASYLDDHHTSGVRFIPHPDDVEEMCTPKYFVFNSQTAYTVPILAFSFVCHPEILPIYSELKDRSRRKMQNVSNLSILAMLVMYMFSALFGYLTFYGNVEAELLHTFTKVYKFDTMLLLVRLAVLTAVTLTVPIVLFPIRSSINTMLFSQREFSWVRHMLIAAFILLFNNLLVIFVPTIRDIFGFIGSSAATMLIFILPAAFYLRLVKSVPMRSVQKISAAIFLVVGIIFMFSSLSLIVMDWIHNPPGSGSGH
- the LOC109896602 gene encoding sodium-coupled neutral amino acid transporter 4 isoform X2 produces the protein MSVFNLSNAIMGSGILGLSYAMANTGIVLFVVLLLGVAILSLYSVHLLLMTAKEGGSLIYEKLGERAFGWPGKMAAFGSITLQNIGAMSSYLFIVKYELPEVIRAFMGLEQSSGEWYMNGNYLVVFVSIGIILPLCILKNLGYLGYTSGFSLSCMVFFLGVLIYKKYNLPCPMPFMYHTNHSMNGTALGPHALHNGTVLMDFSRADMSPASYLDDHHTSGVRFIPHPDDVEEMCTPKYFVFNSQTAYTVPILAFSFVCHPEILPIYSELKDRSRRKMQNVSNLSILAMLVMYMFSALFGYLTFYGNVEAELLHTFTKVYKFDTMLLLVRLAVLTAVTLTVPIVLFPIRSSINTMLFSQREFSWVRHMLIAAFILLFNNLLVIFVPTIRDIFGFIGSSAATMLIFILPAAFYLRLVKSVPMRSVQKISAAIFLVVGIIFMFSSLSLIVMDWIHNPPGSGSGH